The proteins below are encoded in one region of Tsuneonella sp. CC-YZS046:
- a CDS encoding glutathione peroxidase, giving the protein MAELADIPLKRIDGSEDRLANHAGKVLLVVNVASKCGLTPQYEGLEKLYRQYRDRGFEVLGFPANDFGAQEPGTHEEIAEFCSVNYSVSFPLFAKADVTGPDKQPLYAALTSAAPEKKGEAESFREKLRGYGMTPTEDPEVLWNFEKFIIGRDGRVAARFAPATTPDDPELVGALEAELAK; this is encoded by the coding sequence ATGGCCGAGCTTGCGGATATTCCGCTCAAGCGGATCGATGGCAGTGAGGACAGGCTGGCCAATCATGCCGGCAAGGTCCTGCTGGTGGTCAATGTCGCGTCGAAATGCGGCCTGACGCCCCAATATGAAGGGCTGGAAAAGCTGTATCGGCAATATCGCGATCGCGGTTTCGAGGTGCTGGGCTTCCCCGCCAATGATTTCGGGGCGCAGGAGCCGGGCACCCATGAGGAGATCGCGGAGTTCTGCTCGGTCAATTACAGCGTGTCCTTCCCCCTGTTCGCCAAGGCGGATGTGACCGGGCCGGACAAGCAACCGCTTTATGCCGCGCTTACCTCCGCCGCGCCGGAAAAGAAGGGCGAGGCGGAGAGCTTCCGCGAGAAGCTGCGCGGATATGGCATGACCCCGACCGAAGACCCTGAAGTGCTGTGGAATTTCGAGAAATTCATCATCGGCCGGGACGGCAGGGTTGCGGCCCGCTTCGCTCCCGCCACGACCCCGGACGATCCGGAACTGGTCGGCGCGCTGGAAGCCGAACTGGCGAAATAA
- a CDS encoding isocitrate lyase, whose translation MTYQAEIEQLASSISAQGAPWSGIDAESITRMRLQNRFKTGVDIARYTAKIMREDMAAYDADPANYTQSLGCWHGFVAQQKLISIKKHFGTTKRRYIYLSGWMVAALRSDFGPLPDQSMHEKTTVPALIEEIYTFLKQADARELGLLFRELDAAREAGDEVKAKQVQHQIDNYETHVVPIIADIDAGFGNAEATYLLAKKMIEAGACALQIENQVSDEKQCGHQDGKVTVPHEDFLAKIRALRYAFMEMGVEDGIIVARTDSLGAGLTKQIAFTREPGDIGDQYNSFLDCEEVEGAGNPGDVLINRGGKLLRPKRLPSNLFQFRPGTGEDRCVLDCITSLQNGADLLWIETEKPHIEQIAGMVDRIREVIPNAKLAYNNSPSFNWTLNFRQQVFDAWEKEGKDVSAYDRAKLMSAEYDESELSAAADDRIRTFQKDAAARAGIFHHLITLPTYHTAALSTDNLAKEYFGEQGMLGYVAGVQRKEIRQGIACVKHQNMSGSDIGDDHKEYFAGEAALKAAGKDNTMNQFAA comes from the coding sequence ATGACCTATCAGGCTGAAATCGAACAGCTTGCTTCCAGCATCTCCGCCCAGGGCGCTCCCTGGAGCGGCATCGACGCAGAATCCATCACCCGGATGCGCTTGCAGAACCGCTTCAAGACCGGCGTGGACATCGCGCGCTACACCGCGAAGATCATGCGGGAAGACATGGCCGCCTATGATGCGGACCCGGCGAACTACACCCAGTCGCTCGGCTGCTGGCACGGCTTCGTCGCCCAGCAGAAGCTGATCTCGATCAAGAAGCATTTCGGCACCACCAAGCGCCGCTACATCTATCTGTCCGGCTGGATGGTCGCCGCGCTGCGCAGCGATTTCGGCCCCCTGCCCGACCAGTCGATGCACGAGAAGACCACCGTTCCCGCGCTGATCGAGGAAATCTACACCTTCCTCAAGCAGGCTGACGCCCGCGAGCTTGGCCTCCTGTTCCGCGAACTCGACGCAGCCCGTGAAGCTGGCGACGAAGTCAAGGCTAAGCAGGTCCAGCATCAGATCGACAATTACGAAACCCATGTCGTTCCGATCATCGCGGACATCGACGCCGGTTTCGGCAATGCCGAAGCGACCTACCTGCTCGCCAAGAAGATGATCGAAGCCGGCGCCTGCGCCCTGCAGATCGAAAACCAGGTTTCCGACGAAAAGCAGTGCGGCCACCAGGACGGCAAGGTCACCGTTCCGCATGAGGACTTCCTCGCGAAGATCCGCGCGCTGCGTTACGCCTTCATGGAAATGGGCGTCGAGGACGGCATCATCGTCGCCCGCACCGACTCGCTCGGCGCTGGCCTGACCAAGCAGATCGCCTTCACCCGCGAGCCGGGCGACATCGGCGACCAGTACAACAGCTTCCTCGATTGCGAGGAAGTCGAAGGCGCCGGCAACCCGGGCGATGTCCTCATCAACCGCGGCGGCAAGCTGCTGCGTCCCAAGCGCCTGCCTTCCAACCTCTTCCAGTTCCGCCCGGGCACCGGCGAAGACCGCTGCGTGCTGGACTGCATCACCTCGCTGCAGAACGGCGCGGACCTGCTGTGGATCGAAACCGAGAAGCCGCATATCGAACAGATCGCGGGCATGGTCGACCGCATTCGCGAAGTCATCCCGAATGCCAAGCTGGCCTACAACAACTCGCCGTCGTTCAACTGGACGCTCAACTTCCGCCAGCAGGTGTTCGATGCCTGGGAGAAGGAAGGCAAGGACGTGTCGGCCTATGACCGCGCCAAGCTGATGAGCGCCGAATACGACGAATCCGAGCTTTCGGCCGCCGCCGACGACAGAATCCGCACCTTCCAGAAGGACGCTGCGGCCCGCGCCGGCATCTTCCACCACCTGATCACCCTGCCGACCTATCACACTGCGGCGCTGTCGACCGACAACCTCGCCAAGGAATATTTCGGCGAACAGGGCATGCTCGGTTATGTTGCCGGCGTGCAGCGCAAGGAGATTCGCCAGGGCATCGCGTGCGTGAAGCACCAGAACATGTCCGGTTCCGATATCGGCGACGACCACAAGGAATACTTTGCTGGCGAAGCCGCTCTCAAGGCCGCCGGCAAGGACAACACGATGAACCAGTTCGCCGCCTGA
- a CDS encoding helix-turn-helix domain-containing protein produces MARNAIYMGPRLKRLRRDLALTQSNMAADLEISPSYVALMERNQRPITAELLLKLAKTYRIDIAALADDGGEELAGRLQAVLREPIFADIDLPALDVADIATSYPGFAEALLRLHTAYGEEQLALAQNRELTSGPGDAAAMSDPVAEARNFLAARRNCFPALDENAQAVAEEASGLDALAARLKEKHGLRVRFVDPEIMLGSLRWHDSHREQVFVSRLLDHAARKFQLALQLALLEARGVVDRQLAEGRFGSDNARRLTRRALLNYWAAALLMPYRPFAKAARQYRHDIESLSREFGASFEQVAHRLTTLQKPGEEGVPFFFLRIDRAGNVSKRLDGAGFPFARHGGACPLWNVHTACETPGRIVTQWLELPDGQRFFSVARTVSAGGGAYNAPVARRTVALACAAEHAPLLVYADGRQEDEPTPIGVACHLCHRPRCIARAAPPIGREMRPDDFRDTGLPFAFAGD; encoded by the coding sequence ATGGCCCGCAATGCAATCTATATGGGACCGCGCCTCAAGCGCCTGCGCCGGGACCTGGCGCTGACCCAGTCCAACATGGCCGCCGATCTGGAAATCTCGCCGTCCTATGTCGCGCTGATGGAGCGCAACCAGCGGCCGATCACGGCGGAACTGCTGCTCAAGCTCGCCAAGACCTATCGCATCGACATCGCTGCGCTGGCCGACGATGGCGGGGAAGAGCTGGCAGGGCGGCTGCAGGCGGTGCTGCGCGAGCCGATCTTCGCGGATATCGACCTGCCCGCGCTGGATGTCGCCGACATCGCCACCAGCTATCCCGGCTTCGCCGAAGCGCTGCTGCGGCTTCATACCGCCTATGGGGAAGAGCAGCTGGCGCTGGCGCAGAACCGCGAGCTGACCAGCGGGCCGGGCGATGCCGCTGCCATGTCCGACCCAGTGGCGGAGGCGCGCAATTTCCTGGCGGCCCGGCGCAATTGCTTCCCGGCCCTGGATGAGAATGCGCAGGCCGTCGCGGAAGAGGCATCGGGGCTGGATGCGCTGGCGGCCCGGCTCAAGGAGAAGCACGGCTTGCGGGTGCGTTTCGTCGATCCGGAAATCATGCTCGGCTCGCTGCGCTGGCACGACAGCCACCGGGAACAGGTGTTCGTCAGCCGCCTGCTGGATCATGCGGCGCGCAAGTTCCAGCTGGCCTTGCAGCTCGCCCTGCTGGAAGCGCGCGGGGTGGTGGACCGGCAATTGGCGGAAGGCCGCTTCGGCAGCGACAATGCTCGCCGCCTCACGCGCAGGGCGCTGCTGAACTACTGGGCGGCCGCCTTGCTGATGCCCTATCGCCCTTTCGCCAAGGCGGCCCGGCAATATCGCCACGACATAGAATCGCTGTCGCGTGAGTTCGGCGCGAGCTTCGAGCAGGTGGCTCACCGGCTGACCACCCTGCAAAAGCCGGGCGAGGAAGGCGTGCCGTTCTTCTTCCTGCGGATCGACCGCGCGGGCAATGTGTCCAAGCGGCTCGATGGGGCGGGGTTTCCCTTCGCCCGCCATGGCGGAGCCTGCCCGCTGTGGAATGTCCACACCGCCTGCGAAACGCCGGGCCGGATCGTGACGCAATGGCTGGAATTGCCGGACGGCCAGCGCTTCTTTTCCGTTGCCCGGACCGTCTCCGCGGGCGGGGGCGCTTACAATGCCCCGGTCGCGCGGCGCACGGTCGCTCTGGCCTGCGCGGCGGAACATGCTCCGCTGCTGGTCTATGCGGACGGGCGGCAGGAAGACGAACCGACCCCGATCGGTGTGGCGTGCCATCTGTGCCATCGCCCGCGCTGCATCGCGCGCGCCGCGCCGCCGATCGGGCGGGAGATGCGGCCGGACGATTTCCGCGACACGGGCTTGCCCTTCGCCTTCGCCGGCGATTAG
- the leuS gene encoding leucine--tRNA ligase, whose protein sequence is MSDSVLSQPYRSAFAEIEETARSHWAAENVDRCDLDSGNPKRRYVLGMFPYPSGNAHMGHVRVYTISDVIARLSRLRGYNVLHPLGWDAFGLPAENAAIQNNVDPALWTAENIRKMKDEQLNRVGFSFDLTHEINSASPEYYKWTQWLFQELYDHDLVYRAEGWVNWDPVDETVLANEQVIDGRGWRSGAVIERRLLPQWYIRITKYAQALWDGLESLRGHWSDEAIAVQKGWIGRSEGVEIDFPVEGGDAAITVYTTRADTLFGVTSVTLAPEHPLALELASPEQKDAVANYAEWASGRGEVERESAERTGVALGRSCRNPLTGEIVPIYVSEYVLGGYGSGAIMNVPAHDARDFSFAVSEGLPIKQVILPKAGVEPAELPEAYTDPGFMHDSGPFTGLRSEEAKQKIIDYVAEQGLGRRKVNFRLRDWLISRQRFWGAPIPMIHSEEHGWAKAPELPVLLPSNPDFSKGSGAAMASAPGFVETTWPGTGEPARRETDTMDTFMCSSWYAWRFLDAKNANAPWTKEHADEWMPIDYYVGGLEHASQHLIYFRFISRFLHDIGRTPEPEPVRNFLDNGMVRLGGSKMSKSKGNVVVPTETIDRYGADALRLYILADTPLRRDIDWNDSGIEGKQRFLAQIWDLCGKLAGDTPPTLPEIVTGRERKAMGELARLALEVAADIEERRGFHNAVARLHGFIGELRPLVNEAEAGELPVMRYVMAEFAKVLGSFAPHMAELLWRNAFGGARSIFFESWPEPDPAFLVKDEITYSIQVNGKLRGTIDIAADAGEADVVATARAEDKVAPYLEGKTERRVIFVPKRLVNFVV, encoded by the coding sequence ATGTCAGACAGCGTGTTGTCGCAGCCCTACAGGTCCGCATTCGCGGAGATCGAGGAAACGGCGCGGTCCCACTGGGCCGCGGAGAATGTCGATCGCTGCGATCTCGACAGCGGAAATCCCAAGCGCCGCTATGTGCTGGGCATGTTCCCCTACCCGTCCGGCAATGCGCATATGGGCCATGTCCGGGTCTATACGATCTCCGACGTGATCGCGCGGCTTTCGCGCCTGCGCGGCTATAATGTGCTGCATCCGCTGGGCTGGGACGCATTCGGCCTGCCCGCCGAAAACGCCGCGATCCAGAACAATGTCGACCCCGCGCTGTGGACCGCGGAGAACATCCGCAAAATGAAGGACGAGCAGCTCAACCGGGTCGGCTTCTCCTTCGATCTCACCCATGAGATCAATTCCGCCTCGCCGGAATATTACAAATGGACCCAGTGGCTGTTCCAGGAGCTTTACGATCACGATCTGGTCTATCGCGCCGAAGGCTGGGTGAACTGGGACCCGGTCGACGAAACCGTGCTGGCGAACGAGCAGGTGATCGACGGGCGCGGCTGGCGCTCCGGCGCGGTGATCGAGCGCCGCCTGCTGCCGCAATGGTATATCCGCATCACCAAATACGCCCAGGCGCTGTGGGATGGGCTGGAAAGCTTGCGCGGCCACTGGTCGGACGAGGCGATCGCCGTCCAGAAGGGCTGGATCGGCCGCAGCGAGGGCGTGGAGATCGACTTCCCGGTGGAAGGCGGCGATGCCGCCATCACCGTCTACACCACCCGCGCCGATACGCTGTTCGGCGTGACCTCGGTCACGCTGGCGCCGGAGCATCCGCTGGCGCTGGAACTGGCCAGCCCGGAACAGAAGGACGCCGTGGCGAACTATGCCGAATGGGCGAGCGGGCGTGGCGAGGTGGAACGCGAAAGCGCGGAGCGCACCGGCGTCGCGCTGGGCCGGTCCTGCCGCAATCCGCTGACCGGCGAGATCGTGCCGATCTATGTCAGCGAATATGTGCTGGGTGGCTATGGTTCCGGGGCGATCATGAACGTGCCCGCGCATGACGCGCGCGACTTCTCCTTCGCGGTGTCGGAAGGCCTGCCGATCAAGCAGGTGATCCTGCCCAAGGCTGGCGTGGAACCGGCTGAACTGCCCGAAGCCTATACCGACCCCGGCTTCATGCATGATTCCGGCCCCTTCACCGGCCTGCGCAGCGAGGAAGCGAAGCAGAAGATCATAGACTACGTGGCGGAACAGGGCCTTGGCCGCCGCAAGGTCAACTTCCGCCTGCGCGACTGGCTGATCTCCCGCCAGCGCTTCTGGGGGGCACCGATCCCGATGATCCATTCGGAGGAGCATGGCTGGGCCAAGGCGCCGGAACTGCCCGTCCTGCTCCCCAGCAACCCGGATTTCAGCAAGGGCTCCGGCGCGGCGATGGCCAGCGCGCCCGGCTTCGTCGAAACCACCTGGCCCGGCACAGGCGAGCCGGCCCGGCGTGAAACCGACACGATGGACACTTTCATGTGTTCGTCCTGGTACGCTTGGCGCTTCCTCGACGCGAAAAATGCCAATGCGCCGTGGACCAAGGAACATGCGGATGAGTGGATGCCGATCGACTATTATGTCGGCGGGCTGGAGCATGCCTCGCAGCACCTGATCTATTTCCGCTTCATCAGCCGCTTCCTGCACGACATCGGCCGCACGCCGGAACCGGAGCCGGTCCGCAATTTCCTGGACAACGGCATGGTCCGCCTGGGCGGCTCCAAGATGTCGAAGTCCAAGGGCAATGTCGTGGTGCCGACCGAGACCATCGACAGATACGGCGCCGATGCGCTGCGGCTCTACATCCTGGCGGACACCCCGCTGCGCCGCGATATCGACTGGAACGACTCCGGGATCGAAGGCAAACAGCGTTTCCTCGCCCAGATCTGGGACCTGTGCGGCAAGCTGGCGGGCGATACCCCGCCCACTCTGCCGGAGATCGTCACGGGCCGCGAGCGCAAGGCGATGGGCGAGCTGGCCAGGCTGGCGCTGGAAGTGGCCGCCGACATCGAGGAACGGCGTGGCTTCCACAACGCCGTGGCGCGCCTGCACGGCTTCATAGGCGAGCTGCGCCCGCTGGTGAACGAGGCGGAGGCAGGGGAACTGCCGGTCATGCGCTATGTCATGGCCGAATTCGCCAAGGTGCTGGGCTCGTTCGCGCCGCATATGGCCGAATTGCTGTGGCGCAATGCCTTCGGCGGCGCGCGCAGCATCTTCTTCGAAAGCTGGCCCGAGCCGGATCCGGCCTTCTTGGTGAAGGACGAGATCACCTATTCGATCCAGGTGAACGGCAAGCTGCGCGGCACCATCGACATCGCCGCCGACGCCGGGGAAGCCGACGTGGTCGCCACGGCCCGCGCGGAGGACAAGGTCGCACCCTATCTCGAGGGCAAGACCGAGCGGCGCGTGATCTTCGTGCCCAAGCGGCTGGTGAATTTCGTGGTCTGA
- a CDS encoding cytochrome ubiquinol oxidase subunit I — translation MTDDLALLLARMQFAFTVSFHFIFPAFSIGLASYLAVLEGLWLKTGKALYLDLFRYWLKIFAIAFAMGVVSGIVMSYQFGTNWSVFSDKAGGVIGPLMAYEVLTAFFLEAGFLGVMLFGMNKVGRGLHFAATLMVAVGTFISAFWILSVNSWMQTPTGYEIGPQGQFLPGESWLAIIFNPSFPYRLVHTVIAAYLTTALAVGAVGAWHLLRDRANAHGRKMFSMAMWMAALVAPVQIFAGDLHGLNTLEHQPAKVMAMEGHFQSHPEGAPFYIVGLPDQDAQEIRFPVAIPKASSLILKHDPNAPLAGLDTVPRANQPPVAIVFWAFRIMVGLGLAMFALGLWSLLARWRGKLYDWPLLHRAAIVMGPSGFVAVIAGWVVTEVGRQPWTVYGLLRTSESASPLNAPAVGASLLAFIAVYTIVFGVGIWYILRLMREGPHSDERALDAAEPPIRSAGITPGLPPGMMGGGMPEVSGRERES, via the coding sequence ATGACTGACGACCTCGCTCTCCTCCTGGCGCGGATGCAATTTGCATTCACCGTCAGCTTCCACTTCATCTTTCCCGCCTTCTCCATAGGCCTCGCCAGCTATCTCGCCGTGCTGGAGGGATTGTGGCTCAAGACCGGCAAGGCGCTTTACCTGGACCTGTTCCGCTATTGGCTGAAGATCTTCGCGATCGCCTTCGCCATGGGCGTCGTCTCCGGCATCGTGATGTCCTATCAGTTCGGCACCAACTGGTCGGTGTTTTCCGACAAGGCCGGGGGCGTGATCGGCCCGCTGATGGCCTATGAGGTGCTGACCGCCTTCTTTCTGGAAGCCGGATTCCTCGGCGTCATGCTGTTCGGGATGAACAAGGTGGGCAGGGGGCTGCATTTCGCGGCCACGCTGATGGTCGCCGTGGGCACCTTCATTTCCGCTTTCTGGATTCTGTCGGTGAACAGCTGGATGCAGACGCCGACGGGTTACGAGATCGGGCCGCAGGGGCAATTCCTCCCCGGCGAAAGCTGGCTGGCCATCATCTTCAATCCGAGCTTTCCCTACCGCCTCGTTCATACGGTGATCGCCGCCTATCTGACCACCGCGCTGGCGGTGGGCGCGGTGGGAGCCTGGCATCTGCTGCGGGATCGCGCCAATGCGCATGGGCGCAAGATGTTTTCGATGGCGATGTGGATGGCGGCGCTGGTCGCCCCGGTGCAGATCTTCGCGGGCGACCTGCACGGCCTCAATACGCTGGAGCACCAGCCGGCCAAGGTGATGGCGATGGAAGGGCACTTCCAAAGCCATCCCGAGGGCGCGCCTTTCTACATCGTCGGCCTTCCCGATCAGGATGCTCAGGAAATCAGGTTTCCCGTAGCTATTCCAAAGGCTTCGTCCCTGATCCTCAAGCACGATCCGAATGCCCCGCTGGCTGGGCTGGATACGGTGCCGCGCGCGAACCAGCCCCCCGTCGCCATTGTGTTCTGGGCCTTCCGGATCATGGTCGGACTGGGCCTGGCGATGTTCGCGCTCGGTTTGTGGAGCCTGCTCGCGCGCTGGCGCGGCAAGCTCTACGACTGGCCCTTGCTGCATCGCGCCGCGATCGTGATGGGCCCGTCCGGCTTCGTTGCCGTGATCGCAGGCTGGGTGGTGACGGAAGTGGGCCGCCAGCCCTGGACGGTCTATGGATTGCTGCGGACATCGGAAAGCGCCAGCCCGCTGAATGCGCCTGCGGTGGGGGCATCCCTGCTGGCCTTCATCGCGGTTTACACAATCGTGTTCGGCGTGGGCATCTGGTATATTCTGCGCCTGATGCGCGAAGGGCCGCATTCCGATGAGCGAGCGCTGGACGCGGCGGAGCCTCCTATCCGCAGCGCGGGCATCACTCCCGGCCTTCCGCCTGGAATGATGGGTGGCGGCATGCCGGAAGTTTCCGGGCGGGAGCGCGAATCATGA
- the cydB gene encoding cytochrome d ubiquinol oxidase subunit II yields the protein MSLDLTMVWAVVIAFAVFMYVVMDGFDLGIGILFPSFAVGEERDQAMNSIAPVWDGNETWLVLGGGGLFAAFPLAYAVILPATYPLVIAMLLGLIFRGVAFEFRWRDPGHRKWWDAAFSGGSLLAALTQGMILGAILQGIEVRDRAYAGSWFDWLTPYTLLTGLGVTAGYALLGALWLAIKVEGTAEDHAYRLAKRAAAATMVLLLAVSAATPFLAVQYRDRWFDWPEIAFASQVPLLCAILFAILFHALARRRAGRGFLAALGIFLLGMIGLGISMWPYAVPEALTIWDAAAPERSQIFMLVGVAIIMPVILGYTGWAYWVFRGKVSEGYH from the coding sequence ATGAGCCTGGATCTGACCATGGTATGGGCCGTCGTCATCGCCTTCGCCGTATTCATGTATGTCGTGATGGATGGCTTCGACCTCGGCATCGGCATTCTGTTTCCGTCCTTTGCGGTGGGGGAAGAGCGCGATCAGGCCATGAATTCCATCGCCCCGGTGTGGGACGGCAACGAGACCTGGCTGGTGCTCGGCGGCGGCGGCTTGTTCGCGGCATTCCCGCTTGCCTATGCAGTGATATTGCCGGCCACCTATCCTCTGGTCATCGCGATGCTGCTGGGCCTGATATTCCGGGGGGTGGCCTTCGAGTTCCGCTGGCGCGATCCCGGGCATCGCAAATGGTGGGACGCGGCATTCTCGGGCGGCTCGCTGCTGGCTGCGCTGACGCAGGGCATGATACTGGGCGCGATCCTGCAGGGCATCGAGGTCCGGGATCGCGCCTATGCCGGAAGCTGGTTCGACTGGCTGACGCCTTACACACTGCTCACGGGGCTGGGCGTGACGGCGGGCTATGCGCTGCTCGGCGCGCTGTGGCTGGCGATCAAGGTCGAGGGAACGGCCGAGGACCACGCCTATCGCCTGGCGAAGCGGGCGGCCGCCGCGACCATGGTGCTGCTGCTGGCGGTCAGCGCGGCGACGCCGTTCCTCGCGGTGCAATATCGTGATCGCTGGTTCGACTGGCCGGAAATCGCATTTGCCAGCCAGGTGCCGCTGCTGTGCGCCATACTCTTTGCGATATTGTTCCATGCGCTGGCCAGGCGGCGCGCGGGGCGGGGCTTCCTCGCGGCGCTGGGGATATTCCTGCTGGGCATGATCGGCCTCGGAATATCTATGTGGCCCTATGCCGTGCCCGAAGCCCTCACCATCTGGGATGCGGCTGCTCCGGAGAGGAGCCAGATATTCATGCTGGTCGGCGTGGCGATCATCATGCCGGTGATCCTGGGCTACACCGGATGGGCCTATTGGGTGTTTCGCGGCAAGGTGAGCGAGGGGTATCATTGA
- a CDS encoding DUF2474 domain-containing protein, whose amino-acid sequence MRFEPRLDLPEKPASLARRLGWLGLYWVAGVVVLGSVAWLIRLALHG is encoded by the coding sequence ATGCGCTTTGAGCCCCGCCTCGACCTGCCGGAAAAGCCTGCCTCTCTGGCAAGGCGCCTTGGCTGGCTGGGGCTATACTGGGTGGCGGGGGTCGTAGTATTGGGATCGGTAGCGTGGCTGATCCGGCTTGCCCTGCACGGCTGA
- a CDS encoding aldehyde dehydrogenase — protein MNDMTPGHIAHPDRFYIGGEWVEPSGSTKFDVITPSTEELFVSVAEAQTADVDKAVAAARHAFDKGPWPRMSHAERASYIARFADHIQDGAPGMARAWASEMGIVAPFAELMMGSVADTYRFYAGLADTFEWEERHPAKSAEVALLVREPVGVVGAIIPWNGPPILIAWKIAPALLAGCTVVLKASPEAPSAAYAVAEIAEKIGLPPGVLNVITADREVSEALVRHPGVDKITFTGSSAAGKRVASICGERIARCTLELGGKSAAVVLEDIDAATVAQAMAQNASFMTGQVCAALTRLVVPRSRYDELADALSAAFRDIRVGDPLQQGTQMGPLAMSRQRDRVEHYLQVGRAEGAQVIVGGGRPAEMERGYFIEPTVFTNVDPRATIAQEEIFGPVVSMIAADSEEHAIDIANDTVFGLSGSVFTNDPERAYRVARQMRAGTVGHNGATGDFFSIAFGGFKQSGIGREGGVEGLKPFLEAKTILLHGAPAHLKG, from the coding sequence ATGAACGACATGACGCCCGGGCATATTGCCCATCCGGACCGCTTCTACATTGGCGGCGAATGGGTCGAGCCCAGCGGCAGCACCAAATTCGACGTGATAACGCCTTCGACGGAGGAGCTGTTCGTCTCGGTCGCGGAAGCGCAGACCGCCGATGTGGACAAGGCGGTCGCCGCGGCCCGTCATGCGTTCGACAAGGGGCCGTGGCCGCGCATGAGCCATGCCGAGCGGGCATCCTATATCGCCAGGTTCGCCGATCACATTCAGGACGGCGCGCCGGGCATGGCGCGCGCCTGGGCCAGCGAAATGGGCATCGTCGCGCCTTTCGCCGAATTGATGATGGGCAGCGTCGCCGACACCTACCGCTTCTATGCCGGCCTTGCCGACACCTTCGAATGGGAGGAGCGCCATCCGGCCAAAAGTGCGGAAGTGGCGCTGCTGGTGCGCGAGCCGGTGGGCGTGGTGGGCGCGATCATCCCCTGGAACGGCCCGCCGATCCTGATCGCATGGAAGATCGCCCCGGCGTTGCTGGCCGGATGCACCGTGGTGCTCAAGGCATCGCCCGAAGCGCCGAGCGCGGCCTATGCCGTGGCCGAGATCGCGGAGAAGATCGGGCTGCCGCCGGGCGTGCTGAACGTCATCACGGCGGACCGGGAAGTATCGGAAGCGCTGGTGCGGCATCCGGGCGTGGACAAGATCACCTTCACCGGCTCCAGCGCCGCGGGCAAGCGGGTCGCCTCGATCTGCGGGGAGCGGATCGCGCGTTGCACCCTGGAACTCGGCGGAAAGTCGGCGGCGGTCGTGCTCGAGGACATCGACGCGGCAACCGTGGCCCAGGCGATGGCCCAGAACGCCTCCTTCATGACCGGGCAGGTCTGCGCCGCGCTTACCCGCCTGGTCGTGCCGCGCAGCCGCTATGATGAGCTGGCCGACGCGCTTTCGGCGGCGTTCCGCGATATTCGCGTGGGCGATCCGCTGCAGCAGGGCACGCAGATGGGGCCGCTCGCCATGTCGCGCCAGCGCGACCGGGTGGAGCATTATCTCCAGGTCGGCCGCGCGGAAGGCGCGCAGGTGATCGTGGGCGGCGGGCGCCCGGCCGAAATGGAGCGCGGCTATTTCATCGAGCCGACGGTCTTCACCAATGTCGATCCGCGCGCCACGATCGCGCAGGAGGAAATCTTCGGCCCGGTCGTCAGCATGATCGCCGCCGACAGCGAGGAACACGCCATCGACATCGCCAACGATACGGTGTTCGGCCTGTCCGGCTCGGTCTTCACCAACGATCCGGAGCGGGCCTATCGAGTCGCCCGGCAGATGCGCGCGGGCACGGTCGGCCATAACGGCGCGACCGGGGACTTCTTCTCCATCGCCTTCGGCGGCTTCAAGCAGTCCGGCATCGGGCGCGAAGGCGGCGTGGAAGGGCTGAAGCCGTTCCTCGAGGCCAAGACCATCCTGCTGCATGGCGCGCCCGCTCACCTCAAGGGGTGA